Genomic DNA from Salvia miltiorrhiza cultivar Shanhuang (shh) chromosome 1, IMPLAD_Smil_shh, whole genome shotgun sequence:
TTTATGGAATTTCATGATGCCACCATGGGCCACCTATATTGTACTATAACACCGATTTTACAATTTTTCATCATTAAATTTTATATGAAAAAGTAAAACTTGAATACATTATTAAATACTCCCTACGTCCCTGAAAAAATGGGTAGTTTTCGCATTTTGATTCTGTCtataatatatatgatatttttattttaatacataTACTCTTGTATTTTTAATACATTTATATTCGATATTttacaaataattattaattatctaattaattttaatataattttttttactttatacGTATCTTTCAAATTTCGGTGGACGGAAGAAGTACTTGAATATAACCCCACCGCCCACCGCCCGTGGCCCACCTCAGCCCCACTCATCATAGAATTGTCTTCACATAAAGGAAATACTAACGTTTATAGATGTAGAGAATGCTGAACTATTCCTAGTGATCATCACCATCTACAATCTACATGCTATTTATTTCGTAATATTGCTCAATAGTAAATTAATTTGGCCTTCTTGTATTATTGTGAATTATGAAAAGTGAGCGTATACCATTTTTGtagtaataaattcaaaattatcgGCCAAGAAATAAAGTTATCGATCTTATATTAATGTGTACAAGGCGGGGCCAATGAGGTTTAGATAAAACTGAGGCATtcaaagactctcatttgtgagaaGTTTTGAGTTTAATCTCGCCTATGTGTGATGTGAATAGTTTCCCCACTTTTGTATGTATAGTGATCCCGCCTGCGTGCGAGTTGCTGATATTTGCTTATATAATCGATACCTTtcgtaattctaaaaaaatgtGTACAAGGGggatttataaattaaaaacaataaaagtatatttattCACTTTATCAATACAAGCCGTAGATATGAAAAATGTATCATTATATGGTGAAATATaatctagtactccctccgtcccaataatgaagacacactttatTTGGGCGCGAAGATTAAAGAAAGGTAGTTTAGATGATAAAGTGTTGTGGTCTACATCATTAGTGTAGTTAATTAACTTTTGcttattgaatttatttatttttatttcacatttcagatttatttagttttaaaaattcAATTTCGAGCACCGCCGCCGATCATCACTCTTTTTCTTCCCTCTACTATGCCGCAGAAAATCGAACCCAAAAAAGCAAACCTTGAAATCACTCTGGCCATCACCCGTCAAAGAAAAATCAAACCTTGAAAGCCTttgttttttctaaaaaaaattgattttgaaattttatgcaAAACTTGATTTTGAAAGCTTCTGTTAATCTTCCTCTCTCAAATGCAAACCAGAATTTGAGGGAGGAGAGAAATCAAATCACAAATGGTGGTCAGCCAACCTCGATTCTCGCCCAAAATCAAACGCCTCTGCTCATGTTCCACCGAATGGATTCCTATTCTCGCCCAAAATCAAACCAAGGTAGAGGAATTCCAGAACCAAGGCAGAGGGGTTCTTGCCCAAAATCGAACGCCTCTCACCCAAAATCGAACGCCGTCATGCAAACCCTAGCCACTAGAACCAGATCCACCGGAGAACAGAAGAGGATGGGTGGCGTCTGTTCGGTCGGAGAAGACGGCGACGGCAGACACAGAGGTCTAGAGAGagatgagcgagagagatgagaggggaGGAAGAAGGTGGTCGCGGCGCGGCGCCGGAGCCGCCATTTGCCGGAGGAGGTAGAGAGAGTGGCGGAGATGAGAGAGATAAAGAAAGAATTTAGGGTTTTGTTTCTTATTTATAGTGTAATTAAGTATTCTTATTCTctaattatttccttatttagaagtgtgtctttattattgggacaacccaataaaaaaagtgtgtcttcattaatggaacggaggaagtattacaTGAACTTGGAAAAATAATTACATCTTCACTGTGTTTCCCAGATTCCATGATTTGAGATATACCCTAAAAAATAGCTATTTTTAGCTTCTCCACAAACTGCTCTCCTCTTTTCAGTGGCACGACTCCTTGAAATTGGGGATATAATAATTCATTTTGTCTTCATTGATTGATTACATTTAAACCGGTTTCATACTTCACTTGTAAATTTGTAATCGAACAACAGCGATAGGCTACCAACCAATTAAGAATATATTTACattcaattttttaatcaaGCTTTTGCTATCATACCATACAAAAATTTTATACACTGTTTATCCGAGAAGGAAAGCTTGGTAACAACCTTGATCCTCTATATATAAGTGTCACTGCAAAcatgaaaaattaatatataagaaAGAGAGCGGAGAGGCTCAAACCAGTAGATCTTATGTGTCACTGCAAAAACAAAACTGTAACAACAACAATTACCTTTACTTTGGATGGTAAACAAAGATGCGGAGAGGCTCAAACCAGTAGATCTTATGCGGCACCTCAAATCTACAAGAAGCAACAACCTCGGCCTGCACATTCACTACATCCATAATGACTTGACCATACCTCGACTTCCGACTAACGCCACCTTGCACAATGCAGACATGACCCTTAGCCTCCAGAGCAGTGATGGTTAACTCAGGAGCATCTTTCAACGGATCGTCTTCACTAAACGACGATAGCGGAAACACAACAGCATTTCCGAATTTCCTATCTCCTCGAATATCATCAGCACACCAAGGCATTTCGGTTTTGTCCTCCACTACAAACAGATTTTGATCTGAACTAGGCTTAGTTACCATACCTTCATAGTATAGTTTCCAGCCTTTGGAGGGAGACTTGAGATCAAGAGTAAGCATTACACCACAAGTAAGTTGCACTAGAAATACATCCTCATCGATCAAAGTATAACGAGAAATTTGATATGTTCTAAAATCTCTATCCCTAGCATTCCTAGGGATCTCTGTTACCTCAGCCCCGTGGAGCAGCGAAAAGAAAGGATCCATAGAGTTACCATTACATTTGAATTTTCGGATAACAAGTGGAGGTAGTTTTTCCCATATTTTGGTTCGAACATCATAcatctcaaaatcaaaatcaacgtATCTATCAAAACCATCATCAGCAAAATTAGGATCGTAAGGAAACACTTCGAACTTAGAAGAAAATACTAGAATCTTTTTAGTGCGAGGAATTGATGCTATTAGAGCACAGCGTTTGGGACCCAACATAGGAGGTAAGCTGCCTAAATCATCAGCGCCTAACTCCAAGTTCAAGCCTTGATGTTTGGTTTCAACATCGAGGGTCTGTACTGTCAGAGTCTTGGGGcaagattcaacaaaataaagTGTGGAATCAAGACCACAAACTGACATGCTAAGACCATAATTGAGGAGGATATTGTAGTGTAAAACCCCCTTAGAGTTAGATCCATTAACTAATTCGGATAAGTCGACAACAAAGATAAGGTAACCTCTGAGTTTGAAATCAGCAGACTCACGATCACGTAGGCGCGGAAGGACACGGCAAACAAAACATACCCTATCTGAAAAGTAGAGTTTCTGCGCTACAGCTCCATCAAACGATCGTTCCATCTCGCccatccctgcaaaattgaatCAGTTTAATCAATTCGTATAAAATACACGATTATGTTACCGGAAATTGGATGGAAGGGGCGGTGTGGTTGCGAGATTGGCGGAGCGGAAATCAGGTTAGGGGCGACGGCAATAGCGGCAGCGTTAATAGAGCAAGGGCATATACAGCAGTTTCTCTTGCTTCGAAACCTCCTTTGCCCTATTCTCTTGGTTTTTTCTGTTCCGTTTTTAgctctttttaaaaaaaaattcttttcagttttttgtctttttcttttggtattttttttccttttgtgctttttcgttttttattttatgctttttatttatttcagctTTTCTGTCTTTTCcgttttgattttttatagtagcttttttttttctttctattttttgtttttttttttcaacacttttttaattttttccatttatttatattttttctttaatattacctttattcacatcaatggttattttttcttacgactataattacttaaccaaataattaaaattacaagttttcGTGAGTAAAAAGAACAATTTCCGtgaaaaaaagtaataattttaactaggcctgggaatcgggtcgggtaccctacccgaaaaaatcgggtacccgaacccgaaaatcacaaaaaccctatacccgaccccgaccccgaaaatgaaatcgggtaccctaatacccgagtcgggtattcgggtaccctaaattacccgaatAAATTCGAAATctgtataaaaaaaaaaaaaaaaaaaaagaagaagaaggggcGCCGCCTGACGCCGGGCTGGAGACTGGAGTGGCGAGTGGGACGGCGGGCGGGGCTGGAGCCGctgtataaaaaaaaaagaaaaaaaaaaaggggcgCCGCCTGACGCCGGGCTGGAGACTGGAGTGGCGAGTGGGGCGGCGGGCGGGGCTGGAGCCTGCGGGAAGCGGGCCGCCTGACGGCGGAAGAAGGCACACACAAAGTGTTCTTTTTCTTTCACTCCACACACACCACCATTTCCGCCGCCGTCGGGACTCCACGGAGAGGCGAAGGAGAAGCAGCAGCTTGACAGTAGGAATCAGAGTGAGAGGTCGCGAGAGATCGAGAGTTGATAGAGATAGAGATTGGGAATCAGCAGCCTGGGACGATTTGGGAATCAGCAGCTTGAGATTGGCGAATTGGGATGATTTGGGAATTGGGGAGGACGCCGAAACAGAACAGGGGCAAGGGTTTAGTCATTTagttttcatatttaatttaattaaatagtttaaaatttattaattaaaatatcgggtaattcgggtatacccgatacccgattattttggcccctaaatacccgatcccgtaCCCGATCCCAAAttaatcgggtatagggtacccgatacccgatttttcggatcgggtatcgggtacccgattacccgatccccaACTTCCCAAGCCTAATTTTAACTACTCCTTGATTATCTAGGTCAGGGTTATCAGAACTGCTCTCAAGGTTTTGAGGAAGTTTTGAGGAAAAGAGTTGGGACTTCGGAGTTTAGGATCTGCAACTACTCCTTAATTATCCAAGACAGCTTCTGGAATGTCACTCACACCTGTGaacataaatatattaaaatatatctcGTTGGAATTAGATTAATAGCAAAATATTTGCAACCATAGTAAGGTATGCTCACCTAAATGAAGGCTCACAAATCGTTTCGCATCAAATTTCTCAAACAAATCCAGATATGCACCCGTCCCGATAAATAAAACCGGATATCGGTGAGTCGAAATCTGTTAATGGAGTAAAGAAATCAACATCAAAAGATAGCATATCAGGCCACAAGAAGAAACTCCAAGAACCTAAGAGTAACGACATAGCATCAAATTACAGGTGTAACttaaattgaaaagttcatTTTTTCAGTTTATACACTTACCCGCTGAGTACACGAACCCCCTTAGCATTCGTATCAATTTTCGTGATGATTGCAGCTCCATCAGGATATTTATCCTTGAGTTTCTTAGCCACGGTTAGGGTTGTCAAACCTTGCGGGTCGGGCCAGCCCAGCCCAACCCAGCGAgcctaggcaattttttgggccgACTCGCGGGCCTCGAATAAtgaagcccagcccagccctatACGGGCCGCCGGGCGGGTAGAGCCAAAACGGgcaaaaaaattgataaattaatatatatatatatatatatatatatttacttccaa
This window encodes:
- the LOC131005481 gene encoding uncharacterized protein LOC131005481, whose translation is MGEMERSFDGAVAQKLYFSDRVCFVCRVLPRLRDRESADFKLRGYLIFVVDLSELVNGSNSKGVLHYNILLNYGLSMSVCGLDSTLYFVESCPKTLTVQTLDVETKHQGLNLELGADDLGSLPPMLGPKRCALIASIPRTKKILVFSSKFEVFPYDPNFADDGFDRYVDFDFEMYDVRTKIWEKLPPLVIRKFKCNGNSMDPFFSLLHGAEVTEIPRNARDRDFRTYQISRYTLIDEDVFLVQLTCGVMLTLDLKSPSKGWKLYYEGMVTKPSSDQNLFVVEDKTEMPWCADDIRGDRKFGNAVVFPLSSFSEDDPLKDAPELTITALEAKGHVCIVQGGVSRKSRYGQVIMDVVNVQAEVVASCRFEVPHKIYWFEPLRIFVYHPK